Proteins from one Escherichia coli genomic window:
- the asd gene encoding archaetidylserine decarboxylase (Phosphatidylserine decarboxylase is synthesized as a single chain precursor. Generation of the pyruvoyl active site from a Ser is coupled to cleavage of a Gly-Ser bond between the larger (beta) and smaller (alpha chains). It is an integral membrane protein.), giving the protein MLNSFKLSLQYILPKLWLTRLAGWGASKRAGWLTKLVIDLFVKYYKVDMKEAQKPDTASYRTFNEFFVRPLRDEVRPIDTDPNVLVMPADGVISQLGKIEEDKILQAKGHNYSLEALLAGNYLMADLFRNGTFVTTYLSPRDYHRVHMPCNGILREMIYVPGDLFSVNHLTAQNVPNLFARNERVICLFDTEFGPMAQILVGATIVGSIETVWAGTITPPREGIIKRWTWPAGENDGSVALLKGQEMGRFKLGSTVINLFAPGKVDLVKQLESLSVTKIGQPLAVSTETFVTPDSEPAPLPAEEIEAEHDASPLVDDKKDQV; this is encoded by the coding sequence TTGTTAAATTCATTTAAACTTTCGCTACAGTACATTCTGCCGAAATTATGGCTTACTCGCCTGGCGGGTTGGGGCGCAAGCAAGCGGGCAGGATGGCTGACAAAACTGGTTATCGATCTGTTCGTTAAATACTACAAGGTCGACATGAAAGAGGCGCAAAAGCCGGACACCGCCAGCTACCGCACCTTTAACGAATTCTTTGTCCGTCCGCTGCGTGACGAAGTACGCCCAATCGATACCGATCCTAATGTACTGGTCATGCCTGCCGATGGCGTTATCAGCCAGTTAGGTAAAATCGAAGAAGATAAAATCCTGCAAGCTAAAGGCCACAACTACAGCCTCGAAGCTCTGCTGGCAGGGAACTATCTGATGGCGGATCTTTTCCGTAACGGTACGTTTGTGACCACTTACCTCTCTCCGCGTGACTACCACCGCGTACACATGCCGTGCAACGGTATTCTGCGTGAGATGATCTATGTGCCGGGCGATCTCTTCTCCGTTAACCATCTCACCGCTCAGAACGTGCCGAATCTGTTTGCCCGTAACGAACGCGTGATCTGCCTGTTCGATACCGAATTTGGCCCGATGGCGCAGATTCTGGTCGGGGCGACGATTGTTGGCAGCATTGAAACTGTCTGGGCGGGCACCATTACGCCGCCGCGCGAAGGCATCATCAAGCGCTGGACATGGCCTGCCGGAGAAAACGACGGTTCTGTGGCGCTGCTGAAAGGCCAGGAAATGGGGCGCTTTAAACTCGGCTCTACCGTTATCAACCTGTTTGCACCGGGTAAAGTGGATCTGGTTAAGCAACTGGAAAGCCTGTCTGTCACGAAAATTGGCCAGCCGCTGGCAGTATCTACCGAAACCTTTGTTACGCCAGACTCTGAACCTGCCCCGCTTCCTGCTGAAGAGATCGAGGCAGAACACGACGCCAGCCCATTGGTTGACGACAAAAAAGACCAGGTCTAA
- the mscM gene encoding miniconductance mechanosensitive channel MscM, which produces MRLIIAFLMAWCLSWGAYAATAPDSKQITQELEQAKAAKPAQPEVVEALQSALNALEERKGSLERIKQYQEVIDNYPKLSATLRAQLNNMRDEPRSVSPGMSTDALNQEILQVSSQLLDKSRQAQQEQERAREIADSLNQLPQQQTDARRQLNEIERRLGTLTGNTPLNQAQNFALQSDSARLKALVDELELAQLSANNRQELARLRSELAEKESQQLDAYLQALRNQLNSQRQLEAERALESTELLAENSADLPKDIVAQFKINRELSAALNQQAQRMDLVASQQRQAASQTLQVRQALNTLREQSQWLGSSNLLGEALRAQVARLPEMPKPQQLDTEMAQLRVQRLRYEDLLNKQPLLRQIHQADGQPLTAEQNRILEAQLRTQRELLNSLLQGGDTLLLELTKLKVSNGQLEDALKEVNEATHRYLFWTSDVRPMTIAWPLEIAQDLRRLISLDTFSQLGKASVMMLTSKETILPLFGALILVGCSIYSRRYFTRFLERSAAKVGKVTQDHFWLTLRTLFWSILVASPLPVLWMTLGYGLREAWPYPLAVAIGDGVTATVPLLWVVMICATFARPNGLFIAHFGWPRERVSRGMRYYLMSIGLIVPLIMALMMFDNLDDREFSGSLGRLCFILICGALAVVTLSLKKAGIPLYLNKEGSGDNITNHMLWNMMIGAPLVAILASAVGYLATAQALLARLETSVAIWFLLLVVYHVIRRWMLIQRRRLAFDRAKHRRAEMLAQRARGEEEAHHHSSPEGAIEVDESEVDLDAISAQSLRLVRSILMLIALLSVIVLWSEIHSAFGFLENISLWDVTSTVQGVESLEPITLGAVLIAILVFIITTQLVRNLPALLELAILQHLDLTPGTGYAITTITKYLLMLIGGLVGFSMIGIEWSKLQWLVAALGVGLGFGLQEIFANFISGLIILFEKPIRIGDTVTIRDLTGSVTKINTRATTISDWDRKEIIVPNKAFITEQFINWSLSDSVTRVVLTIPAPADANSEEVTEILLTAARRCSLVIDNPAPEVFLVDLQQGIQIFELRIYAAEMGHRMPLRHEIHQLILAGFHAHGIDMPFPPFQMRLESLNGKQTGRTLTSAGKGRQAGSL; this is translated from the coding sequence GTGCGCCTGATTATCGCTTTTCTGATGGCCTGGTGCCTCAGTTGGGGGGCGTACGCCGCGACGGCCCCCGATAGTAAACAAATCACCCAGGAACTGGAGCAGGCAAAAGCGGCGAAACCCGCTCAGCCGGAAGTCGTAGAGGCACTCCAGTCCGCCTTAAATGCGCTTGAGGAACGAAAAGGTTCCCTTGAGCGCATCAAGCAATATCAAGAAGTCATTGATAATTACCCGAAACTCTCCGCTACTCTGCGCGCGCAATTAAACAACATGCGTGACGAGCCGCGCAGCGTATCGCCGGGAATGTCTACCGACGCGCTGAATCAGGAAATTCTCCAGGTCAGCAGTCAGTTACTGGATAAGAGCCGTCAGGCCCAGCAAGAGCAAGAGCGCGCCCGCGAGATTGCCGATTCGCTGAATCAACTGCCGCAACAGCAAACTGACGCCCGCCGCCAGTTGAATGAAATCGAGCGCCGCCTTGGAACGCTTACCGGCAATACCCCGCTTAATCAGGCGCAAAATTTTGCTTTGCAATCTGACTCTGCACGACTGAAGGCGCTCGTTGATGAACTGGAATTGGCGCAGCTGTCTGCCAATAACAGGCAAGAATTAGCGCGCTTGCGCTCAGAGCTGGCGGAAAAAGAGAGCCAGCAACTGGATGCGTATTTGCAGGCCTTGCGTAATCAGTTGAACAGCCAACGCCAGCTTGAGGCGGAGCGGGCGCTGGAAAGCACCGAACTTCTGGCAGAAAACAGCGCCGACTTGCCGAAAGATATCGTCGCGCAATTCAAAATTAACCGCGAGCTGTCGGCGGCGTTGAATCAACAGGCGCAGCGGATGGATCTCGTTGCCTCGCAACAGCGTCAGGCTGCCAGCCAGACACTACAGGTCCGGCAGGCGTTGAATACGCTGCGTGAACAATCACAATGGCTGGGATCGTCCAACCTGCTCGGCGAAGCGTTGCGGGCGCAGGTGGCACGGCTACCGGAAATGCCGAAACCACAACAGCTTGATACCGAAATGGCACAGTTGCGTGTGCAACGCTTACGTTATGAGGATCTGCTTAATAAACAGCCGTTGCTAAGGCAAATCCATCAGGCAGACGGTCAGCCGCTGACCGCCGAGCAAAACCGTATTCTGGAAGCACAGCTACGCACTCAGCGTGAGTTGCTGAACTCATTGTTGCAGGGTGGCGACACGTTACTGCTGGAGCTGACCAAGCTGAAAGTCTCCAACGGGCAACTGGAAGATGCGCTGAAAGAAGTGAATGAAGCGACGCACCGATACCTGTTCTGGACTTCTGACGTGCGCCCGATGACCATCGCCTGGCCGCTGGAGATCGCTCAGGATCTGCGTCGTCTCATTTCGCTGGACACCTTCAGTCAGTTGGGCAAAGCCAGCGTAATGATGCTGACCAGCAAAGAGACGATTTTGCCGCTGTTTGGCGCGTTGATTCTGGTCGGTTGCAGTATTTACTCACGCCGCTATTTCACCCGTTTTCTTGAACGTTCGGCGGCGAAAGTCGGCAAAGTGACTCAGGATCACTTCTGGCTGACGTTGCGCACCCTTTTCTGGTCGATTCTCGTCGCATCACCGCTACCGGTGCTGTGGATGACGCTGGGTTACGGCTTGCGCGAGGCGTGGCCTTATCCGCTGGCGGTCGCAATTGGTGATGGCGTAACGGCCACCGTACCGCTGCTGTGGGTAGTGATGATTTGCGCCACCTTTGCCCGTCCGAACGGCTTGTTTATCGCTCATTTCGGCTGGCCACGCGAACGGGTTTCCCGTGGGATGCGTTACTACCTGATGAGCATCGGGCTTATTGTGCCGCTGATTATGGCGCTGATGATGTTCGATAACCTCGACGACCGTGAATTCTCCGGTTCGCTGGGACGGCTTTGTTTTATCCTCATTTGCGGTGCACTGGCGGTAGTCACCCTCAGCCTGAAAAAGGCCGGGATTCCGTTGTATCTCAACAAAGAAGGCAGCGGCGACAACATTACCAACCATATGCTGTGGAACATGATGATTGGCGCACCGTTGGTAGCCATCCTGGCGTCGGCGGTGGGTTATCTGGCAACGGCGCAGGCACTGTTAGCGAGGCTTGAAACCTCGGTTGCCATCTGGTTCCTGCTACTGGTGGTTTATCACGTTATCCGCCGCTGGATGCTGATCCAGCGGCGCAGGCTGGCGTTTGACCGGGCGAAGCATCGCCGGGCAGAGATGTTAGCGCAGCGTGCGCGTGGCGAAGAGGAAGCGCATCATCACAGTAGCCCGGAAGGGGCAATTGAAGTCGATGAAAGCGAAGTCGATCTCGATGCCATCAGTGCGCAATCCTTGCGGCTGGTGCGCTCAATTTTGATGTTGATCGCCTTGCTTTCGGTCATTGTGCTGTGGTCAGAAATCCATTCCGCTTTCGGCTTCCTCGAAAATATTTCGCTGTGGGATGTCACTTCCACGGTACAGGGCGTAGAAAGTTTGGAGCCGATTACCCTCGGTGCGGTGCTAATTGCCATTCTGGTGTTTATCATCACCACACAGCTGGTGCGCAACCTGCCCGCGCTGCTGGAACTGGCGATTTTGCAGCACCTCGATTTAACGCCGGGCACTGGTTACGCCATCACCACCATCACCAAATATCTGCTGATGCTGATTGGCGGGCTGGTCGGCTTCTCAATGATTGGTATTGAGTGGTCGAAATTGCAGTGGCTGGTCGCCGCGCTCGGTGTTGGTCTGGGCTTTGGTTTGCAGGAAATTTTCGCCAACTTTATCTCTGGCCTGATCATCCTGTTCGAAAAACCGATTCGCATTGGCGATACGGTGACGATCCGCGATCTCACCGGTAGTGTGACGAAAATTAACACCCGCGCCACCACCATCAGCGACTGGGACCGCAAAGAAATTATCGTGCCGAACAAGGCGTTTATTACCGAGCAGTTTATCAACTGGTCGCTCTCTGACTCGGTCACGCGCGTGGTGTTGACGATTCCGGCCCCTGCCGATGCCAACAGTGAAGAAGTGACGGAAATCCTGCTCACCGCAGCGCGTCGCTGCTCGCTGGTGATCGATAACCCAGCACCGGAAGTCTTCCTGGTGGATCTACAACAGGGGATTCAGATTTTCGAGCTGCGTATTTACGCCGCTGAGATGGGTCACCGCATGCCACTACGCCATGAGATTCACCAGCTGATTCTGGCAGGATTCCATGCCCACGGTATCGATATGCCATTCCCGCCCTTCCAGATGCGTCTGGAAAGCCTCAACGGTAAACAAACGGGGAGAACATTAACTTCTGCGGGCAAAGGTCGTCAGGCGGGAAGTTTGTAA
- the yjeO gene encoding YjeO family protein translates to MSARQFILCCIWFFVSVLWILIMSALDKEWMIDGRGINNVCDVLMYLEDDDTRDVGVIMTLPLFFPFLWFALWRKKRGWFMYATALAIFGYWLWQFFLRYQFCL, encoded by the coding sequence ATGAGTGCTCGTCAGTTTATTTTATGCTGCATATGGTTCTTCGTATCTGTTCTCTGGATTCTGATAATGTCCGCGCTGGACAAAGAGTGGATGATTGATGGACGCGGGATTAATAACGTCTGCGATGTGCTGATGTATCTCGAAGATGACGATACCCGTGATGTCGGTGTGATAATGACGTTACCGCTCTTTTTCCCTTTTCTCTGGTTCGCTTTGTGGCGAAAAAAACGCGGCTGGTTTATGTACGCCACCGCGCTGGCTATTTTCGGCTACTGGTTGTGGCAGTTTTTTCTGCGCTATCAGTTTTGCTTGTGA
- the yjeN gene encoding protein YjeN, producing the protein MDNGSRDPVITEDEIRALQFSAWDVAEIEQTILSFVDDCHTRKVAMVVGNTINTLKDRDGSRWGNLPDIYCTYLIRCLVFRGELIGYGDLFRMRYSEIKLPIEAS; encoded by the coding sequence ATGGACAACGGTAGTCGGGATCCAGTGATAACCGAAGATGAAATCAGGGCGCTGCAATTTTCTGCCTGGGATGTAGCGGAAATAGAGCAGACTATTCTCTCTTTTGTCGATGACTGTCACACCCGTAAAGTGGCAATGGTGGTCGGTAATACCATTAATACCCTCAAAGATCGCGATGGTTCGCGGTGGGGAAACCTGCCTGATATCTATTGCACTTACCTGATCAGGTGCCTGGTTTTTCGTGGGGAATTAATCGGGTATGGTGATTTGTTCCGCATGCGTTATAGCGAAATTAAACTACCGATTGAAGCATCATGA
- the yjeM gene encoding glutamate/gamma-aminobutyrate family transporter YjeM: MPHTIKKMSLIGLILMIFTSVFGFANSPSAYYLMGYSAIPFYIFSALLFFIPFALMMAEMGAAYRKEEGGIYSWMNNSVGPRFAFIGTFMWFSSYIIWMVSTSAKVWVPFSTFLYGSDMTQHWRIAGLEPTQVVGLLAVAWMILVTVVASKGINKIARITAVGGIAVMCLNLVLLLVSITILLLNGGHFAQDINFLASPNPGYQSGLAMLSFVVFAIFAYGGIEAVGGLVDKTENPEKNFAKGIVFAAIVISIGYSLAIFLWGVSTNWQQVLSNGSVNLGNITYVLMKSLGMTLGNALHLSPEASLSLGVWFARITGLSMFLAYTGAFFTLCYSPLKAIIQGTPKALWPEPMTRLNTMGMPSIAMWMQCGLVTVFILLVSFGGGTASAFFNKLTLMANVSMTLPYLFLALAFPFFKARQDLDRPFVIFKTHMSAMIATVVVVLVVTFANVFTIIQPVVEAGDWDSTLWMIGGPVFFSLLAMAIYQNYCSRKANKPELALD, from the coding sequence ATGCCTCACACGATAAAAAAGATGAGTCTGATAGGACTCATATTGATGATCTTTACTTCCGTATTTGGATTTGCCAATAGCCCATCGGCTTATTACTTAATGGGTTATAGTGCGATTCCCTTTTATATATTTTCTGCATTGTTATTCTTTATTCCATTCGCCTTAATGATGGCTGAAATGGGCGCTGCGTATCGCAAAGAAGAAGGCGGTATCTATTCCTGGATGAATAATAGTGTCGGACCACGTTTTGCCTTCATTGGTACGTTTATGTGGTTTTCCTCTTATATCATCTGGATGGTGAGCACCTCCGCGAAAGTTTGGGTACCGTTCTCAACATTTCTCTACGGTAGCGACATGACCCAGCACTGGCGTATTGCCGGACTGGAACCTACGCAGGTGGTTGGTCTGCTGGCAGTGGCATGGATGATTCTGGTCACCGTCGTTGCTTCAAAAGGGATTAATAAAATTGCCCGCATTACTGCGGTGGGCGGTATTGCAGTAATGTGCCTGAATTTAGTATTACTGTTAGTAAGCATTACTATTTTGTTATTAAATGGTGGGCATTTCGCGCAGGATATTAATTTCCTTGCATCACCGAACCCAGGTTATCAGTCCGGTCTGGCAATGCTATCGTTTGTGGTATTTGCTATTTTTGCCTATGGCGGAATTGAAGCGGTGGGTGGTCTGGTCGATAAAACGGAAAATCCAGAAAAGAACTTTGCCAAAGGTATTGTTTTTGCCGCTATTGTTATTTCAATCGGTTATTCGCTGGCAATATTTTTATGGGGCGTCAGCACAAACTGGCAGCAGGTATTAAGTAATGGTTCCGTTAACCTCGGCAATATTACCTATGTGCTGATGAAGAGCCTCGGAATGACGCTGGGTAACGCACTGCATTTGTCACCTGAAGCGTCATTGTCGCTGGGTGTGTGGTTTGCGCGTATTACCGGACTGTCGATGTTCCTCGCCTATACCGGTGCGTTCTTTACGCTTTGCTATTCACCGCTGAAAGCCATCATCCAGGGGACGCCGAAAGCATTGTGGCCGGAACCGATGACTCGCCTGAATACGATGGGTATGCCTTCTATCGCAATGTGGATGCAGTGCGGGCTGGTTACTGTCTTCATCCTGCTGGTTTCGTTTGGTGGCGGTACCGCATCGGCGTTCTTTAACAAACTGACGCTGATGGCGAACGTGTCTATGACGCTTCCTTACCTGTTCCTCGCGCTGGCTTTCCCGTTCTTTAAAGCACGTCAGGATCTCGACAGACCGTTTGTGATTTTCAAAACACATATGTCGGCAATGATTGCGACAGTGGTTGTCGTACTGGTGGTGACATTTGCGAACGTGTTCACCATCATTCAACCTGTGGTTGAAGCCGGAGACTGGGACAGCACATTGTGGATGATTGGCGGCCCTGTCTTCTTCTCGCTGTTAGCGATGGCGATTTACCAGAACTATTGCAGTCGCAAGGCGAACAAACCTGAGTTAGCTCTCGACTGA
- the epmA gene encoding elongation factor P--(R)-beta-lysine ligase, with protein sequence MSETASWQPSASIPNLLKRAAIMAEIRRFFADRGVLEVETPCMSQATVTDIHLVPFETRFVGPGHSQGMNLWLMTSPEYHMKRLLVAGCGPVFQLCRSFRNEEMGRYHNPEFTMLEWYRPHYDMYRLMNEVDDLLQQVLDCPAAESLSYQQAFLRYLEIDPLSADKTQLREVAAKLDLSNVADTEEDRDTLLQLLFTFGVEPNIGKEKPTFVYHFPASQASLAQISTEDHRVAERFEVYYKGIELANGFHELTDAREQQQRFEQDNRKRAARGLPQHPIDQNLIEALKVGMPDCSGVALGVDRLVMLALGAETLAEVIAFSVDRA encoded by the coding sequence ATGAGCGAAACGGCATCCTGGCAGCCGAGCGCATCCATTCCTAACTTATTAAAACGCGCGGCGATTATGGCGGAGATCCGTCGTTTCTTTGCCGATCGTGGAGTGCTGGAGGTGGAGACGCCTTGTATGAGCCAGGCGACGGTAACCGATATTCATTTGGTCCCGTTTGAGACGCGTTTCGTTGGCCCCGGGCATTCGCAGGGGATGAATCTCTGGTTAATGACCAGCCCGGAATACCATATGAAACGCCTGCTGGTTGCCGGTTGTGGGCCGGTTTTCCAGCTGTGTCGCAGCTTCCGTAATGAAGAGATGGGGCGTTATCACAACCCTGAATTCACTATGCTTGAGTGGTATCGACCGCACTATGATATGTACCGGTTGATGAACGAGGTGGACGATCTCTTGCAACAGGTGCTGGACTGCCCGGCAGCAGAAAGTCTTTCTTATCAACAAGCTTTCTTGCGTTATCTGGAAATTGACCCACTCTCTGCCGACAAAACGCAACTGCGGGAAGTGGCAGCGAAACTGGATTTGAGCAACGTTGCCGATACCGAAGAAGACCGCGACACGCTGCTACAACTGCTGTTTACCTTTGGCGTAGAGCCAAATATTGGCAAAGAAAAACCGACCTTTGTGTACCACTTTCCGGCCAGCCAGGCATCACTGGCGCAAATCAGTACCGAAGATCATCGGGTCGCTGAACGCTTTGAGGTTTATTATAAAGGTATTGAGCTGGCGAATGGTTTCCATGAATTGACGGATGCCCGTGAGCAGCAACAACGTTTTGAACAAGATAACCGTAAGCGCGCGGCGCGCGGTTTGCCGCAGCACCCCATTGACCAGAATCTTATTGAAGCCTTGAAAGTCGGTATGCCTGACTGTTCCGGCGTGGCATTAGGCGTTGATCGTCTGGTGATGTTGGCGCTGGGCGCGGAGACACTGGCTGAAGTCATCGCCTTTAGCGTTGACCGGGCATAA
- the frdA gene encoding fumarate reductase (quinol) flavoprotein subunit, with the protein MQTFQADLAIVGAGGAGLRAAIAAAQANPNAKIALISKVYPMRSHTVAAEGGSAAVAQDHDSFEYHFHDTVAGGDWLCEQDVVDYFVHHCPTEMTQLELWGCPWSRRPDGSVNVRRFGGMKIERTWFAADKTGFHMLHTLFQTSLQFPQIQRFDEHFVLDILVDDGHVRGLVAMNMMEGTLVQIRANAVVMATGGAGRVYRYNTNGGIVTGDGMGMALSHGVPLRDMEFVQYHPTGLPGSGILMTEGCRGEGGILVNKNGYRYLQDYGMGPETPLGEPKNKYMELGPRDKVSQAFWHEWRKGNTISTPRGDVVYLDLRHLGEKKLHERLPFICELAKAYVGVDPVKEPIPVRPTAHYTMGGIETDQNCETRIKGLFAVGECSSVGLHGANRLGSNSLAELVVFGRLAGEQATERAATAGNGNEAAIEAQAAGVEQRLKDLVNQDGGENWAKIRDEMGLAMEEGCGIYRTPELMQKTIDKLAELQERFKRVRITDTSSVFNTDLLYTIELGHGLNVAECMAHSAMARKESRGAHQRLDEGCTERDDVNFLKHTLAFRDADGTTRLEYSDVKITTLPPAKRVYGGEADAADKAEAANKKEKANG; encoded by the coding sequence GTGCAAACCTTTCAAGCCGATCTTGCCATTGTAGGCGCCGGTGGCGCGGGATTACGTGCTGCAATTGCTGCCGCGCAGGCAAATCCAAATGCAAAAATCGCACTAATCTCAAAAGTATACCCTATGCGTAGCCATACCGTTGCTGCAGAAGGGGGCTCCGCCGCTGTCGCGCAGGATCATGACAGCTTCGAATATCACTTTCACGATACAGTAGCGGGTGGCGACTGGTTGTGTGAGCAGGATGTCGTGGATTATTTCGTCCACCACTGCCCAACCGAAATGACCCAACTGGAACTGTGGGGATGCCCATGGAGCCGTCGCCCGGATGGTAGCGTCAACGTACGTCGCTTCGGCGGCATGAAAATCGAGCGTACCTGGTTCGCCGCCGATAAAACCGGCTTCCATATGCTGCACACGCTGTTCCAGACCTCTCTGCAATTCCCGCAGATCCAGCGTTTTGACGAGCACTTCGTACTGGATATTCTGGTTGATGATGGTCATGTTCGCGGCCTGGTAGCAATGAACATGATGGAAGGCACGCTGGTGCAGATCCGTGCTAACGCGGTCGTTATGGCTACCGGCGGTGCAGGTCGCGTTTATCGTTACAACACCAACGGCGGCATCGTTACCGGTGACGGTATGGGTATGGCGCTAAGCCACGGCGTTCCGCTGCGTGACATGGAATTCGTTCAGTATCACCCAACCGGTCTGCCAGGTTCCGGTATCTTGATGACCGAAGGCTGCCGCGGTGAAGGCGGTATTCTGGTCAACAAAAATGGCTACCGTTATCTGCAAGATTACGGCATGGGTCCGGAAACTCCACTGGGCGAGCCGAAAAACAAATATATGGAACTGGGTCCACGCGACAAAGTTTCTCAGGCCTTCTGGCATGAATGGCGTAAAGGCAACACCATCTCCACACCGCGTGGCGATGTGGTTTACCTCGACCTGCGTCACCTCGGCGAGAAAAAACTGCACGAACGTCTGCCGTTCATCTGCGAACTGGCGAAAGCGTACGTTGGCGTCGATCCGGTTAAAGAACCGATTCCGGTACGTCCGACCGCGCACTACACCATGGGCGGTATCGAAACCGATCAGAACTGTGAAACCCGCATTAAAGGTCTGTTCGCCGTGGGTGAATGTTCCTCTGTTGGTCTGCACGGTGCAAACCGTCTGGGCTCCAACTCCCTGGCGGAACTGGTGGTCTTCGGCCGTCTGGCCGGTGAACAAGCGACAGAGCGTGCAGCAACTGCCGGTAATGGCAACGAAGCGGCAATTGAAGCGCAGGCAGCTGGCGTTGAACAACGTCTGAAAGATCTGGTTAACCAGGATGGCGGCGAAAACTGGGCGAAGATCCGCGACGAAATGGGCCTGGCAATGGAAGAAGGTTGCGGTATCTACCGTACGCCGGAACTGATGCAGAAAACCATCGACAAGCTGGCTGAGCTGCAGGAACGCTTCAAGCGCGTGCGCATCACCGACACCTCCAGCGTGTTCAACACCGACCTGCTCTACACCATTGAACTGGGTCACGGTCTGAACGTTGCTGAATGTATGGCGCACTCCGCAATGGCACGTAAAGAGTCCCGCGGCGCGCACCAGCGTCTGGACGAAGGTTGCACCGAGCGTGACGACGTCAACTTCCTCAAACACACCCTCGCCTTCCGCGATGCTGATGGCACTACTCGCCTGGAGTACAGCGACGTGAAGATTACTACGCTGCCGCCAGCTAAACGCGTTTACGGTGGCGAAGCGGATGCAGCCGATAAGGCGGAAGCAGCCAATAAGAAGGAGAAGGCGAATGGCTGA
- the frdB gene encoding fumarate reductase iron-sulfur protein — translation MAEMKNLKIEVVRYNPEVDTAPHSAFYEVPYDATTSLLDALGYIKDNLAPDLSYRWSCRMAICGSCGMMVNNVPKLACKTFLRDYTDGMKVEALANFPIERDLVVDMTHFIESLEAIKPYIIGNSRTADQGTNIQTPAQMAKYHQFSGCINCGLCYAACPQFGLNPEFIGPAAITLAHRYNEDSRDHGKKERMAQLNSQNGVWSCTFVGYCSEVCPKHVDPAAAIQQGKVESSKDFLIATLKPR, via the coding sequence ATGGCTGAGATGAAAAACCTGAAAATTGAGGTGGTGCGCTATAACCCGGAAGTCGATACCGCACCGCATAGCGCATTCTATGAAGTGCCTTATGACGCAACTACCTCATTACTGGATGCGCTGGGCTACATCAAAGACAACCTGGCACCGGACCTGAGCTACCGCTGGTCCTGCCGTATGGCGATTTGTGGTTCCTGCGGCATGATGGTTAACAACGTGCCAAAACTGGCATGTAAAACCTTCTTGCGTGATTACACCGACGGTATGAAGGTTGAAGCGTTAGCTAACTTCCCGATTGAACGCGATCTGGTGGTCGATATGACCCACTTCATCGAAAGTCTGGAAGCGATCAAACCGTACATCATCGGCAACTCCCGCACCGCGGATCAGGGTACTAACATCCAGACCCCGGCGCAGATGGCGAAGTATCACCAGTTCTCCGGTTGCATCAACTGTGGTCTGTGCTATGCCGCGTGCCCGCAGTTTGGCCTGAACCCCGAGTTCATCGGTCCGGCTGCCATTACGCTGGCGCATCGTTATAACGAAGATAGCCGCGACCACGGTAAGAAGGAGCGTATGGCGCAGTTGAACAGCCAGAACGGCGTATGGAGCTGTACTTTCGTGGGCTACTGCTCCGAAGTCTGTCCGAAACACGTCGATCCGGCTGCGGCCATTCAGCAGGGCAAAGTAGAAAGTTCGAAAGACTTTCTTATCGCGACCCTGAAACCACGCTAA
- the frdC gene encoding fumarate reductase subunit FrdC yields the protein MTTKRKPYVRPMTSTWWKKLPFYRFYMLREGTAVPAVWFSIELIFGLFALKNGPEAWAGFVDFLQNPVIVIINLITLAAALLHTKTWFELAPKAANIIVKDEKMGPEPIIKSLWAVTVVATIVILFVALYW from the coding sequence ATGACGACTAAACGTAAACCGTATGTACGGCCAATGACGTCCACCTGGTGGAAAAAATTGCCGTTTTATCGCTTTTACATGCTGCGCGAAGGCACGGCGGTTCCGGCTGTGTGGTTCAGCATTGAACTGATTTTCGGGTTGTTTGCCCTGAAAAATGGCCCGGAAGCCTGGGCGGGATTCGTCGACTTTTTACAAAACCCGGTTATCGTGATCATTAACCTGATCACTCTGGCGGCAGCCCTGCTGCACACCAAAACCTGGTTTGAGCTGGCACCGAAAGCGGCCAATATCATTGTAAAAGACGAAAAAATGGGACCAGAGCCAATTATCAAAAGTCTCTGGGCGGTAACCGTGGTTGCCACCATCGTAATCCTGTTTGTTGCCCTGTACTGGTAA